A genomic region of Gossypium hirsutum isolate 1008001.06 chromosome D01, Gossypium_hirsutum_v2.1, whole genome shotgun sequence contains the following coding sequences:
- the LOC107922136 gene encoding uncharacterized protein — translation MERKQESRSRAKSPARTASPMSNLLRRRRKNYSHHPEPFFFRSGGLRPAEALSPLKEGPDPDGTDAENSRMEGRWAQWMKGQLARGGPSVSTSTCKRSDLRLLLGVLGAPLAPVHVSALDSFSHLTIKDTPIESSSAQYILQQYTAASGGQKLQNSIHNAYAMGRVRMIASEFQTANKVTKNRNSTKVAESGGFVLWQMNPDMWYVELALGASKVHAGCNGKLVWRHTPWLGAHATRGPVRPLRRALQGLDPRTTASMFTNARCSGEKQINGEDCFILKLCADPATLKARSEGPAEIVRHVLFGYFSQKTGLLVHLEDSHLTRIQNNGGDAVYWETTIDSSLEDYRLVEGIMIAHSGRSVVTLFRFGDTAISHTRTRMEEAWAIEEVAFNVPGLSAECFIPPDEIRLASMDEACEFSQGPTLKTSLATAPYRPKVGKLDKSS, via the exons ATGGAAAGAAAGCAGGAGAGTCGGTCGCGGGCTAAAAGTCCCGCCAGGACTGCATCGCCAATGTCCAACTTACTGCGCCGTCGGAGGAAGAATTACAGCCACCATCCCGAGCCCTTTTTCTTTAGGTCTGGGGGCCTCAGGCCGGCCGAAGCTTTGTCGCCGTTGAAAGAAGGTCCTGATCCTGATGGAACGGACGCTGAAAATTCCAGGATGGAAGGTAGGTGGGCTCAGTGGATGAAAGGTCAGCTGGCACGAGGAGGCCCTTCCGTTTCGACCTCAACCTGTAAACGCTCCGATCTGAGGTTGTTGCTTGGAGTCTTGGGTGCACCGCTCGCGCCAGTGCACGTTAGCGCTTTGGACTCTTTCTCTCACCTCACCATTAAAGACACCCCAATT GAATCATCATCTGCTCAATACATATTACAGCAGTATACTGCTGCTTCAGGTGGGCAAAAGCTTCAAAACTCCATCCACAATGCTTATGCTATGGGTAGGGTGAGAATGATAGCTTCCGAGTTCCAGACGGCTAACAAGGTCACCAAGAATCGGAATTCTACCAAAGTTGCCGAATCTGGTGGGTTTGTGTTGTGGCAAATGAATCCCGACATGTGGTACGTGGAGCTCGCACTTGGTGCTAGCAAGGTTCATGCTGGCTGCAACGGGAAGCTTGTGTGGAGGCATACTCCTTGGCTTGGTGCACATGCTACTAGAGGCCCTGTTCGCCCCCTTCGCCGTGCACTCCAG GGTCTTGATCCGAGAACAACAGCAAGCATGTTTACAAATGCGAGATGTAGTGGTGAGAAGCAGATCAATGGGGAGGATTGTTTTATACTCAAGCTTTGTGCCGATCCCGCAACATTGAAGGCCAGGAGCGAAGGACCTGCTGAGATCGTTAGACATGTTTTATTCGGCTACTTCAGCCAGAAAACAGGCCTTCTTGTGCACTTGGAAGACTCGCATTTAACCCGAATTCAAAACAACGGGGGAGATGCTGTGTACTGGGAGACTACAATTGATTCATCTCTCGAGGATTACAGACTTGTTGAGGGAATAATGATTGCTCACTCAGGACGCTCCGTGGTGACCCTTTTCCGGTTTGGAGATACTGCAATCAGCCACACTCGGACCAGGATGGAAGAAGCGTGGGCAATCGAAGAAGTGGCATTCAATGTTCCAGGTCTGTCAGCTGAGTGCTTCATACCTCCTGATGAAATAAGATTGGCTTCAATGGATGAAGCCTGTGAATTCTCTCAGGGTCCAACCCTAAAAACTAGTTTGGCTACTGCTCCATACCGACCCAAAGTTGGTAAACTAGATAAAAGTTCATGA